In Panicum virgatum strain AP13 chromosome 4N, P.virgatum_v5, whole genome shotgun sequence, a single window of DNA contains:
- the LOC120671492 gene encoding uncharacterized protein LOC120671492 — MLSLLDGTFLSFPGGEIHRMPVPGDARYHGSFDNWLFLVHSDGRCSLMNPFSKTTLQLPKLATIWPYEMGNPAEHPVFFKFVGPSSLDMSPDSLLAAMIVDSPHRSRICICQPPVATDKLRKNHWDHIDDVAFFDGKLYALISGKLIVLEIVEKHKRQPKISSIKCVSDNVCNLTIADSYDGRYFCPSWEYLVESAGRLLLVVRRVGILRPLLPERNALQHGRTLSFEVFEVDLTSSSCRQWTRVSSLAGQALFIGTYSKSVPAAECGGLPQEDCIYFTCDYSRSCRGPPPDPLRDSGVFNMRTRMVTPLLPETTVVRRVAQGCPTWFFPSGAV, encoded by the coding sequence ATGCTGTCCCTCCTTGATGGGACATTCCTCAGCTTTCCGGGTGGTGAAATTCACCGTATGCCGGTACCAGGTGATGCTCGTTACCATGGATCCTTCGACAATTGGCTCTTCCTCGTGCACAGTGATGGCAGGTGCTCGTTGATGAACCCTTTCTCCAAGACTACGCTACAGCTTCCTAAGTTGGCCACTATCTGGCCTTATGAAATGGGGAACCCTGCAGAACACCCAGTGTTCTTCAAGTTTGTTGGGCCATCCTCCCTGGACATGTCACCGGATTCCCTGTTAGCTGCAATGATCGTCGACAGTCCTCATCGCAGCAGGATCTGCATCTGCCAGCCCCCGGTTGCCACTGACAAACTGAGGAAGAACCATTGGGACCACATCGACGACGTcgcgttctttgatgggaagcTGTACGCCCTCATTTCCGGGAAGCTCATCGTCCTCGAGATTGTCGAGAAGCACAAACGCCAGCCGAAGATCTCATCCATCAAATGCGTGTCTGACAACGTTTGCAACTTAACCATTGCTGATTCATACGATGGGAGGTACTTCTGCCCCTCTTGGGAGTACCTGGTCGAATCTGCCGGTAGGCTGCTGCTTGTGGTCCGGAGGGTTGGCATCCTGCGCCCTCTGCTGCCGGAGCGCAACGCGTTGCAGCATGGGCGCACTCTCTCGTTCGAGGTGTTCGAGGTCGACCTGACCAGCAGCTCCTGCCGGCAATGGACGAGAGTGAGCTCTTTGGCAGGCCAGGCGCTCTTCATCGGCACGTACTCCAAGTCTGTCCCTGCAGCGGAATGTGGCGGTTTACCTCAGGAGGACTGCATCTACTTCACCTGCGACTACTCCAGAAGTTGCCGAGGTCCTCCTCCGGATCCTCTCCGTGACTCCGGTGTGTTCAACATGAGAACTCGGATGGTcacgccgctgctgccggaGACCACAGTGGTGCGGCGTGTTGCCCAGGGGTGCCCGACATGGTTTTTCCCTTCCGGAGCTGTGTGA
- the LOC120670723 gene encoding uncharacterized protein LOC120670723: MASTTTKRASSAWADLPPDLLGLVLRRLHSLADRARVGAVCRPWRSGARLHRDNLSPAMPWVALGGAAYVDVVNGDAARRLSLCVPEKARCRGSDGHLLFLTRAATGACFLADPFSGAVLPVADLASFIKELTRGEMFSRSFGLSLSVRVHKVVLLWPPRHGSSSVPVVAAMVKNRASQYNTSIRPSSSAGRGRTRA; this comes from the coding sequence ATGGCGTCGACGACGACCAAGCGCGCTTCCTCGGCCTGGGCGGACCTGCCGCCGGACCTCCTGGGCCTCGTCCTGCGGCGCCTGCACTCCCTCGCCGATCGCGCCCGCGTCGGCGCCGTCTGCCGGCCGTGGCGCTCCGGCGCTCGCCTGCACCGGGACAACCTGTCCCCGGCGATGCCCTGGGtcgcgctcggcggcgcggcctacGTCGACGTCGTCAACGGCGACGCCGCGCGCAGGCTGAGCCTTTGTGTCCCCGAGAAGGCCCGCTGCCGCGGCTCGGACGGCCACCTCCTCTTCCTCacgcgcgccgccaccggcgcgtGCTTCCTGGCGGACCCCTTCTCCGGGGCCGTGCTCCCCGTCGCCGACCTCGCCTCCTTCATCAAGGAGCTGACCCGCGGGGAGATGTTCTCGCGCAGCTTCGGCCTCAGCCTCAGCGTGCGCGTCCACAAGGTGGTGCTGCTCTGGCCTCCCCGCCATGGCTCCTCGTCGGTGCCCGTGGTCGCCGCGATGGTGAAGAACAGGGCCAGCCAGTACAATACGAGTATACGACCGTCTTCGTCTGCAGGGCGGGGACGGACACGGGCGTAG
- the LOC120670725 gene encoding GDSL esterase/lipase APG-like, whose translation MSGGVQAQPLLPAVISFGDSTVDVGNNNYLPRAVFKANYAPYGESFAGHEPTGRFSDGKIVTDITADTLGFESYAPPYLSPQASGKNLLIGANFASAASSYHDDTAAMYDAITLTQQLEYYKEYQSKLTAVAGRGTARSILSGALYVVSTGTGDFLQNYYHNASLSRRYNVPRYCDLLIGIFSDLAEKLYKLGARRIGVTSMPPLGCFPASIRLYGKGRSACVARLNRDADTFNRKLNATVKVLKGRHADLKIAIFDIYTPLRKLAEAPVEQGFANARGTCCRTGTAKTRVYLCNPTTAGTCRNASSYVFFDGVHPSEAANVFMAESMVEAGIDLVT comes from the exons ATGAGCGGCGGCGTCCAGGCACAGCCGCTTTTGCCGGCGGTCATCTCCTTCGGCGACTCGACCGTCGACGTCGGCAACAACAACTACCTCCCCCGCGCGGTGTTCAAGGCCAACTACGCGCCGTACGGGGAGAGCTTCGCAGGCCACGAGCCCACCGGCCGGTTCTCCGACGGCAAGATCGTCACCGACATCACCG CTGACACGCTGGGCTTCGAGAGCTACGCGCCGCCGTACCTCAGCCCGCAGGCGTCGGGGAAGAACCTGCTCATCGGCGCCAACTTCGCCTCGGCGGCGTCCAGCTACCACGACGACACGGCGGCCATGTAT GACGCGATCACGCTGACCCAGCAGCTCGAGTACTACAAGGAGTACCAGTCCAAGCTGACCGCGGTGGCCGGGCGCGGCACGGCGCGCTCCATCCTCTCCGGCGCGCTGTACGTCGTCAGCACCGGCACCGGCGACTTCCTCCAGAACTACTACCACAACGCCTCCCTGTCCCGCCGCTACAACGTCCCCCGGTACTGCGACCTCCTCATCGGCATCTTCTCCGACTTGGCCGAGAAGTTGTATAAGCTGGGGGCGCGGCGGATCGGCGTCACGTCCATGCCGCCACTGGGGTGCTTCCCGGCGTCCATCAGGCTGTACGGCAAGGGCCGCAGCGCGTGCGTGGCTAGGCTCAACCGCGACGCCGACACCTTCAACAGGAAGCTGAACGCCACCGTCAAGGTGCTCAAGGGGCGGCACGCCGACCTCAAGATAGCCATCTTCGATATCTACACGCCCCTCCGGAAGCTTGCCGAAGCGCCGGTGGAGCAAG GCTTCGCTAACGCGAGGGGGACGTGCTGCCGGACGGGCACGGCGAAGACGAGGGTGTACCTCTGCAACCCCACGACAGCCGGGACGTGCCGGAACGCCAGCAGCTACGTTTTCTTCGATGGCGTCCACCCGTCGGAGGCTGCCAACGTCTTTATGGCGGAGTCCATGGTCGAAGCCGGCATCGACCTGGTCACCTAG